The sequence below is a genomic window from Croceicoccus marinus.
ACATCGAGAATGTCGGACACCCGCTCGTAATCGTCGATATCGTATTCGGGGCCAAGCAGTTCGGCGGCGTTTTCCTCGTCCCAGCCGTCGACGCCCTGTTCGCGGATCTTGGCGACGATGCGTTCGTTGACGGCGGGATCGACCAGATATTCGCCGGTCTCGCGGTTGACGAACAGCGTGATCGGCACGCCCCATGCGCGCTGGCGCGAGAGCACCCAGTCAGGTCGACCGGCGACCATCGAACCGATGCGGTTACGGCCCTTCTCGGGAACGAACCGGGTGTCGGCGATCGCTTTCAGCGCCGTGTCGCGCAGCGTTCCGCCATCGCGCGGCATGTCCATCGGTACGAACCATTGCGGCGTGCAGCGGAAGATGACCTTGGCCTTGGACCGCCAGCTGTGTGGATAAGAGTGTTGATAATCGGCGGACGCGCTGAGGAGAGCGCCCGCCTCGAGCAGGTCGGTGCAGATCGGTCCGTCGGGCGCGTTGAACCTGGGATTGATGACCGACATGTTGCGCTCGTCATCGCGGCCCAGCCACGGCCAGTCCTCGCGGTAGCGGCCATCGCCTTCCACCACGAATTTCGGATTGATGCCGTTCGCCTTGCAGAGGTCGAAATCGTCCTCGCCATGATCGGGCGCCATGTGGACGAGGCCGGTGCCGCTGTCGGTGGTGACGAAGTCGCCCGCCAGCATGGGGCGCAGTTCGGCATAGAACCCGCCGAGATGGTGCATCGGGTGGCGGACCTTGGTGCCGGCCAATTGCGAACCCGGGCCCCGCCAGACGATATCGGTCGACTTGTCGGGCGTGCTGCCGAACAGCCGGGCGAACACGCCCTTGGCCAGCGTGGGCTCGCTGCCGATCAGGATGACGCGGCCGTCGACCTTGTAGGCGACATATTCGATGCCCGGCCCATAGGCCAAAGCCTGGTTCACCGGGATCGTCCACGGCGTGGTCGTCCAGATCACCGCATGCGCGCCGACCAGTTCTGCGACCGGCGATTCGACGATGTCGAACGCCACGTCGATCTGGGTCGAGACGATATCCTCATACTCGACCTCGGCATCGGCGAGGGCGGTCTTCTCGACCGGCGACCACATCACCGGCTTCGCGCCGCGGTAAAGCTGGCCGCTTTCCGCGAAGCGCAGCAATTCGCGCACGATGGTCGCCTCGGCATCCGGGTCCATGGTCAGGTACGGCTTGTCCCAGTCGCCATTGATGCCAAGCCGCTGCAGCTGCTCGCGCTGGACGTCGACCCAATGCGCGGCATAGGCGCGGCATTCGGCGCGGAATTCCTTTTGCGGAACCTCGTCCTTGTTCTTCTTCTTCTTACGGTACTGCTCTTCCACCTTCCACTCGATCGGAAGGCCGTGGCAGTCCCAGCCGGGTACATAGGGCGCGTCCTTGCCCAGAAGCGTCTGGGTGCGCACCACCATGTCCTTCAGCACATGGTTCAGCGCATGGCCGATATGCATGTCGCCATTGGCATAGGGCGGGCCATCGTGCAGCACGAAGGTCTCGCGCCCCTTGCGCGCCTCTCGCAGATGGCCGTAGATGTCCTCTTCCTGCCAGCGCGCCAGTATGGCGGGCTCCTTTTGCGGGAGTCCGGCCTTCATGGGAAAGTCGGTCCTGGGCAGGAAGACCGTGTCCTTGAAATCGCGCCCGGCGGGATTGTTTGCGTCAGTCATAACCGCCGCGCACTAGCGGGAAGCCGCGCCCGTTGAAAGAGCGGGAATGCAGCGAAGGCGAAGAATCAGGCTTCACGCACGGCCAGCAAGCGCCGTGCTTCGTCGCAATCGCGGGCGATCTGGTCCTTCAGGGCCTCAAGCGTTTCGTATTTTTCCTCGGGCCGGATGAAGTGGTGCAGGGCCACTTCTATCGTCTGTCCGTACAGATCGCCCTGGAAATTGAAGAAATACGGTTCCAGCAGTTCGGTCGGCGGATCGAAGCTGGGCCGCACGCCCAGATTGGCCGCGCCCGTCATCACGGGGCCGTTCGCCAGGGGGCCGGTCAGCACCCGCCCGGTGATCGCATAGATCCCGAAGCGCGGGCGAAGATAGGACCCCATCAACAGGTTCGCGGTGGGAAAGCCGATGCTGCGGCCCAGCTTGGCGCCGTGCACCACTTCGCCCCGGATCGCGAAGGGACGCGTCAGCAGGCGCGCGGCTTCCTGCGGATCGCCCGCCGCCAGCGCATGGCGCACGCGAGTGGAGGAAACGACATCGCCGCCATCCTCGACCGGAGCGACGATGCGGACCGCGATGCCCAGCCCGGCGCACCGCTCGCGCAGCATCGCCACGTTGCCGCGGCGGCCCTTGCCGAAGGTGAAATCGTGCCCGGTCACGACGCCGCCCGCCGCCAGCCTGTCGGCGAGGACGTCATCGATGAAATCCTCGGCGGATGTCGTGGCCAACGCATGATCGAACTGGAAGACCAGCATCGCGGCGGCGCCGAGTCCGGCGAACAATTCCTGCCTCTGGTCGAGCGAGGTGAGGCGGAACGGCGGCAGGTCTGGCGCGAAATAGCGCACCGGATGCGGATCGAATGTCGCCACGATCAGCGGGGCGCCGCGTTCTTGCGCCAGAGCGCGGGCCTGCGCGATGACCTGCTGGTGCCCGCGGTGGACGCCGTCGAAATTGCCCAGCGCGATGACGGCGCCGCGCAGCTTGTCGGGTATCGGATCAGTGGCGGACAGGCGAATCATCGAAGGCGCGGTCTAGTGGGGCCCGGCCCCGCCCTCAAGCCCGGCGGCGCAGGGTGACGAAGCTGTAGGCAGGACGATTGCCATCTTCCGGACAATCGGTGCGGCCGGTTTCCTCCCATTCGTCGGCGGGCGGGGCGGGCATGGTGACATCGCCTTCGAAGTCGCGGTGGACTTCGGTCATCTCGATCCGGCGGGCCAGCGGCATGGCCTGGGCGAACACGTCGGCACCACCGATCACCGCGATGCGTGCGGCATTGGCAAGGTGGATCGCGCTGTCGAAATCATGCGCGATCTCGGCGTCCTCGCCGCTCCAGTCCTCGTCGCGGGTCAGCACGATGTGGCGGCGGCCCGGCAGCACGCCCGGCAGCGAATCGTAAGTGGCGCGGCCCATGATCATCGGCGTGCCCATGGTCAGCCGCTTGAAATGCGCCAGATCGGCGGGAATATGCCACGGAAGGCGCCCGTTCTGCCCGATTACGCCG
It includes:
- the ileS gene encoding isoleucine--tRNA ligase, with amino-acid sequence MTDANNPAGRDFKDTVFLPRTDFPMKAGLPQKEPAILARWQEEDIYGHLREARKGRETFVLHDGPPYANGDMHIGHALNHVLKDMVVRTQTLLGKDAPYVPGWDCHGLPIEWKVEEQYRKKKKNKDEVPQKEFRAECRAYAAHWVDVQREQLQRLGINGDWDKPYLTMDPDAEATIVRELLRFAESGQLYRGAKPVMWSPVEKTALADAEVEYEDIVSTQIDVAFDIVESPVAELVGAHAVIWTTTPWTIPVNQALAYGPGIEYVAYKVDGRVILIGSEPTLAKGVFARLFGSTPDKSTDIVWRGPGSQLAGTKVRHPMHHLGGFYAELRPMLAGDFVTTDSGTGLVHMAPDHGEDDFDLCKANGINPKFVVEGDGRYREDWPWLGRDDERNMSVINPRFNAPDGPICTDLLEAGALLSASADYQHSYPHSWRSKAKVIFRCTPQWFVPMDMPRDGGTLRDTALKAIADTRFVPEKGRNRIGSMVAGRPDWVLSRQRAWGVPITLFVNRETGEYLVDPAVNERIVAKIREQGVDGWDEENAAELLGPEYDIDDYERVSDILDVWFDSGSTHAFVLESGKWPELKWPADLYLEGSDQHRGWFQSSLLESCGTRGRAPYDAVLTHGFTMDPKGMKMSKSLGNTISPLDVMRDFGADIIRLWALSVDYTEDHRIGPEILKGVADQYRKLRNTFRYLLGALDGYDGSDAPETADFPELERYVLTLLSDLDAKLHHCVNDFDFNAYTRALVDFCNEDLSAFFFDIRKDCLYCDDPADVKRRAYRATLDILFHALVRYAAPVLVFTAEEVWGTRYPDEGSVHLLEWPKIALAEKLRADKAVWTKLRDLREDVNEAIEPYRREKTIRSSLAAEISVPQDAIPAGFSDADLAELFITATVSRGQGEGVSVTPTDMAKCGRCWRHLPEVAEDGDACDRCESVVSSMEAA
- a CDS encoding dihydrofolate reductase produces the protein MTGPELFLVFARAQNGVIGQNGRLPWHIPADLAHFKRLTMGTPMIMGRATYDSLPGVLPGRRHIVLTRDEDWSGEDAEIAHDFDSAIHLANAARIAVIGGADVFAQAMPLARRIEMTEVHRDFEGDVTMPAPPADEWEETGRTDCPEDGNRPAYSFVTLRRRA
- a CDS encoding bifunctional riboflavin kinase/FAD synthetase — encoded protein: MIRLSATDPIPDKLRGAVIALGNFDGVHRGHQQVIAQARALAQERGAPLIVATFDPHPVRYFAPDLPPFRLTSLDQRQELFAGLGAAAMLVFQFDHALATTSAEDFIDDVLADRLAAGGVVTGHDFTFGKGRRGNVAMLRERCAGLGIAVRIVAPVEDGGDVVSSTRVRHALAAGDPQEAARLLTRPFAIRGEVVHGAKLGRSIGFPTANLLMGSYLRPRFGIYAITGRVLTGPLANGPVMTGAANLGVRPSFDPPTELLEPYFFNFQGDLYGQTIEVALHHFIRPEEKYETLEALKDQIARDCDEARRLLAVREA